A single region of the Glycine max cultivar Williams 82 chromosome 20, Glycine_max_v4.0, whole genome shotgun sequence genome encodes:
- the LOC100802593 gene encoding isoliquiritigenin 2'-O-methyltransferase — translation MGESNVMTKTEDGACLSAMLLSTNLVYPAVLNAAIELNLFEIIAKATPAGSFMSSHEIASKLPTQHPDLPNRLDRMLRLLASYSVLTTSTRTTHHGATETVYGLSQVGQYFVPDGTRGYLASFTAFVCYPPLLQVWLNFKEAVVDADIDLFKKILGVTMYQYMENDPKMNQIFNKSMANLCATEMSRILEIYTGFEGISTLVDVGGGNGQNLKMIISKYPLIKGINFDLPQVIENALPLPGIEHVGGDMFAKVPQGDTIILKAVCHNWSDEKCIEFLRNCHKALSPNGKVIVVEFILPEEPEPTEESQLVSTLDNLMFITVGGRERTQKQYETLCKLSGFSNFQVACRAFSSLGVMEFYK, via the exons ATGGGGGAATCCAATGTCATGACCAAGACTGAGGATGGTGCTTGTCTGTCTGCAATGCTGCTTAGTACTAATCTAGTGTACCCTGCAGTACTGAATGCTGCTATTGAGCTCAACTTGTTTGAGATCATTGCTAAGGCAACACCAGCTGGTTCTTTTATGTCATCCCATGAAATTGCTTCTAAGCTCCCAACACAACACCCTGACCTGCCTAATAGGCTTGACCGCATGCTGCGTTTGCTTGCTAGTTATTCTGTTCTTACTACTTCCACTCGCACCACACACCATGGTGCCACTGAAACAGTTTATGGACTCTCACAAGTTGGACAATACTTTGTCCCTGACGGAACTAGGGGCTACTTGGCTTCATTCACAGCATTTGTCTGTTATCCACCACTCTTACAAGTTTG GCTGAACTTCAAGGAAGCCGTGGTTGATGCAGACATTGACTTGTTCAAGAAAATTCTTGGAGTAACAATGTACCAGTACATGGAAAACGATCCAAAAATGAACCAAATCTTTAACAAGTCAATGGCCAACTTGTGTGCAACAGAGATGAGTAGAATACTTGAAATATACACTGGATTTGAGGGAATATCAACATTGGTTGACGTAGGAGGTGGCAATGGACAAAATCTAAAAATGATAATCTCCAAATACCCTTtaattaaaggaattaattttgatcttccCCAAGTGATTGAAAATGCACTTCCCCTTCCAG GGATTGAGCATGTTGGAGGGGATATGTTCGCAAAAGTTCCACAGGGTGACACCATAATACTAAAG GCTGTATGCCACAATTGGTCAGACGAAAAATGCATAGAATTTCTGAGGAATTGTCACAAAGCATTGTCTCCAAATGGGAAGGTGATTGTGGTGGAGTTCATATTGCCAGAAGAACCCGAACCAACTGAAGAATCCCAGCTTGTTTCCACTCTTGACAACCTCATGTTTATCACTGTTGGTGGAAGGGAAAGAACTCAGAAACAATATGAGACTTTGTGCAAGCTCTCtggattttcaaattttcaagttGCTTGTCGTGCCTTCTCTAGTCTGGGAGTGATGGAATTTTACAAATAG
- the LOC100813438 gene encoding DNA damage-repair/toleration protein DRT100 translates to MACHSFLLLATTILVVVCSAVSDCSPSDTAALLAFWKALNELYLGLFNSWTGSNCYLNWYGISCDATIGYVTDINLYGESEDPIFEKANRSGYMTGKLSPVICDINTLTTLVVADWKDIAGEIHACVTALPSLRILDLIGNKLFGEIPVNVDKLSHLTVLDLADNTLNGKIPTFITRLGSLKHLDLNNNQLCSEIPEDFGNLAMLSRMLLNRNQLTGMPLRESYGEYVCLREGERAGVRG, encoded by the coding sequence ATGGCTTGCCACTCATTCCTCTTATTAGCGACGACCATTCTCGTCGTTGTGTGCTCTGCCGTGAGCGATTGCTCGCCATCAGATACAGCGGCGCTATTGGCCTTCTGGAAGGCATTGAACGAGCTCTACCTTGGCCTCTTCAACTCGTGGACAGGCTCCAACTGCTACCTCAACTGGTACGGCATCAGCTGCGACGCCACCATTGGCTACGTCACCGACATCAACCTCTACGGGGAGTCCGAAGACCCAATCTTCGAGAAAGCCAATCGCTCTGGCTACATGACCGGAAAACTCTCACCGGTGATCTGCGACATCAACACCCTCACCACCCTCGTCGTCGCTGATTGGAAAGACATTGCCGGGGAGATCCACGCCTGTGTCACCGCGCTTCCCTCCCTCCGCATCCTGGACCTCATCGGCAACAAGCTCTTCGGCGAGATCCCTGTCAACGTCGACAAACTCTCACATTTGACAGTCCTAGACCTCGCTGACAACACCCTCAACGGCAAAATTCCAACGTTCATCACCCGGTTGGGCTCACTGAAACACCTCGACCTCAACAATAATCAACTTTGCAGCGAGATTCCGGAAGACTTTGGGAATCTAGCCATGCTGAGCCGCATGTTGCTGAATCGAAACCAGCTAACCGGTATGCCGCTGAGAGAGAGTTACGGAGAGTACGTGTGtctgagagagggagagagagctgGTGTGCGCGGCTGA
- the LOC100802065 gene encoding embryogenesis-associated protein EMB8, protein MDLNRWCSSTTNPYCLLFQALSLIPIWHYLLFVSFVFLSFFYRFLELHFLQDLFSLFSGSSVTLTYHHGSQFYDAVVSKCRILHGTYLATPWLSSPHLQTVFLNFFGRPPLFKYRRQLFTTPDGGTVALDWLLSSDVSAGAIHMEDVVSTDESTPIVVVIPGLTSDSSSAYLKHLAYHTAKCGWKVVVSNHRGLGGVSITSDCFYNAGWTEDVRTVVNYLHKENPRAPLFVVGTSIGANILIKYLGEDGENIPVAGAVAVCSPWDLLIGDRFITRRRVQKFYDKALAIGLQGYAKLHQPHFSRLANWEGIEKSISIRDFDDHATRIVGKYETVDTYYRRCSSSIYVQSVSIPLLCISALDDPVCTREAIPWDECRANKNIVLATVKHGGHLAFFEGITASGLWWVRAVNEFLGELRASHFMHVQKKIAKPTIPLDSSIDQGPYVNVKEDGMVAALNKEPKTDNVEEIQVIQDTHSDGLNMIPEEKVVKQDELETNSKTGGSPCIAQVASAQDAAVNVITPFKRYLGQLSRQNRWSIWLLVYIAITTSWPLVGSALYIVFGKKIRDILPNGLVGR, encoded by the exons ATGGATTTGAATCGGTGGTGTTCTTCCACCACCAACCCCTACTGTCTCCTCTTCCAAGCGCTCTCTCTCATTCCAATCTGGCACTACCTACTCTTCGTCTCCTTCGTCTTCCTCTCCTTCTTCTACCGTTTTCTGGAGCTCCATTTCCTCCAAGACCTCTTCTCCCTCTTCTCCGGCTCCTCCGTCACCCTAACCTACCATCACGGTTCCCAATTCTACGACGCTGTGGTTTCCAAATGCAGGATTCTCCACGGCACCTACCTCGCCACGCCCTGGCTCTCCAGCCCTCACCTCCAGACCGTCTTTCTCAACTTCTTCGGCAGACCTCCCCTCTTCAAATACAGAAG ACAACTGTTTACTACTCCTGATGGCGGAACCGTTGCTTTGGACTGGCTCTTGAGTTCTGACG TTTCGGCTGGTGCTATCCATATGGAAGATGTTGTTTCTACAGATGAATCCACTCCTATTGTTGTAGTAATTCCTGGTCTAACTAGTGACTCTTCATCTGCC TATCTCAAACATCTTGCATATCATACAGCAAAATGTGGATGGAAAGTTGTTGTCAGTAATCACCGAGGACTTGGAGGTGTTTCAATCACG tcTGATTGTTTCTACAATGCTGGATGGACTGAGGATGTCCGCACAGTGGTTAATTATCTACACAAAGAGAACCCCAGGGCACCTTTGTTTGTTGTTGGGACTAGCATTGGAGCTAATATTCTG ATAAAATATCTTGGTGAGGATGGTGAGAATATTCCTGTAGCTGGAGCTGTAGCTGTTTGCTCTCCTTGGGACCTTTTG ATAGGAGACAGATTTATAACCCGTAGGCGTGTGCAAAAGTTTTATGATAAAGCACTTGCAATTGGACTTCAAGGTTATGCAAAATT ACATCAGCCTCATTTTTCTCGCCTTGCTAATTGGGAAGGGATAGAAAAG TCAATTTCCATTCGAGATTTTGATGATCATGCCACCCGCATTGTTGGGAAGTATGAG ACTGTCGACACATACTATAGACGTTGCAGCAGTTCCATTTATGTGCAATCTGTTTCGATTCCGCTTCTCTGTATTAGTGCTCTGGATGATCCTGTCTGTACCAGGGAAGCCATTCCCTGGGATGAATGCAG GgcgaataaaaatattgttctgGCTACTGTAAAGCATGGAGGACATCTGGCATTCTTTGAAGGGATAACTGCATCTGGCCTTTG GTGGGTAAGAGCTGTTAATGAATTCCTTGGTGAATTACGTGCTAGCCATTTTATGCATGTACAGAAGAAG ATCGCTAAACCAACCATACCATTGGACTCGTCAATTGATCAAGGCCCTTATGTTAATGTTAAGGAAGATGGAATGGTGGCTGCATTGAACAAAGAGCCAAAAACTGACAACGTGGAAGAAATACAGGTAATACAGGATACACATAGTGACGGTCTAAACATGATTCCAGAAGAAAAAGTGGTTAAACAAGATGAGCTTGAGACTAATTCGAAGACTGGTGGATCGCCTTGCATTGCTCAAGTAGCTAGTGCTCAGGATGCCGCAGTGAATGTAATAACACCTTTCAAAAGATACCTAGGCCAGTTATCTCGACAAAATCGATGGTCCATCTGGTTGCTAGTTTATATTGCTATTACCACAAGTTGGCCACTGGTTGGTTCGGCTCTATATATTGTGTTTGGGAAAAAGATAAGGGATATATTACCAAATGGATTGGTCGGAAGATAA
- the LOC100814510 gene encoding embryogenesis-associated protein EMB8 isoform X4, with the protein MLHFPLLFSSEYCLFSMDQYCLPADSSNAYWLLLQVLSLIPLWHYLLLAAFILFSILYNFLELYFLQDLFSGFSGSPVLLSYNTSSSILNAVVSKCKILHGRYFATPWLCSPHLQTLFLNYFGRPPPLKYTKQLFSTADGETIALDWLSTSHVSGDVASEDESVPIVVVIPGLTSDSSSQYIKHLAYHTAKRGWKVVICNHRGFGGVSITSGFSYNAGWTEDIRAVVNYLHKEKSMAPLFVVGTSIGANILVKYLGEDGENIPVAGAVAVCSPWDLLIGDRYIRRRRVQKIYDKAIAFGLQDYAKLHQSHFSRNANWEGIEKSFTVRDFDDHATRVVAKYESVDTFYRRCSSSTYVQSVSVPLLCISALDDPICTTEAIPWDECKANKNIVLATVKHGGHLAFFEGITASHLWWVRAVNEFLGVLHSSNYMHVQEKVKTDF; encoded by the exons ATGCTCCATTTCCCGCTCTTGTTCAGTTCAGAATATTGTTTGTTTTCCATGGATCAATATTGCTTACCAGCAGATTCTTCGAACGCTTACTGGCTTCTCCTCCAAGTTCTCTCTCTTATCCCTCTCTGGCACTACCTTCTCCTTGCAgccttcattctcttctccattCTCTACAACTTCCTCGAGCTCTATTTCCTCCAAGACCTCTTCTCCGGATTCTCAGGCTCCCCTGTGCTTCTCTCCTACAACACTTCCTCTAGCATTCTCAACGCCGTCGTTTCCAAGTGCAAGATTCTTCACGGCAGATATTTCGCCACGCCCTGGCTCTGCAGCCCTCACCTCCAGACTCTTTTCTTGAACTACTTCGGGAGGCCTCCTCCTTTGAAATACACCAA gcAATTATTTAGCACTGCTGATGGCGAAACCATTGCCTTGGATTGGCTATCCACTTCTCATG TTTCTGGTGATGTTGCTTCTGAAGATGAATCTGTTCCCATTGTTGTAGTTATTCCTGGCCTCACAAGTGACTCTTCGTCTCAA TATATCAAACATCTTGCGTATCACACTGCAAAGCGTGGATGGAAGGTTGTTATCTGTAACCACCGAGGTTTTGGAGGTGTTTCAATCACG tCTGGTTTTTCCTACAATGCTGGATGGACTGAGGATATCCGCGCAGTGGTTAATTATCTCCATAAAGAGAAATCCATGGCACCTCTGTTTGTTGTTGGAACTAGTATTGGAGCTAATATTCTG GTTAAATATCTTGGTGAGGATGGTGAGAATATTCCTGTTGCCGGAGCTGTTGCTGTTTGCTCTCCTTGGGACCTTTTG ATAGGGGACAGATATATACGCCGTAGGCGTGTGCAGAAAATTTATGACAAAGCGATTGCATTTGGACTTCAAGATTATGCAAAATT ACACCAGTCTCACTTTTCTCGCAATGCTAATTGGGAAGGAATAGAAAAG TCGTTTACTGTTCGGGATTTTGATGACCATGCCACCCGTGTTGTTGCTAAGTATGAG AGTGTGGATACGTTCTATAGACGCTGCAGTAGTTCTACTTATGTGCAATCTGTTTCCGTTCCGCTTCTCTGTATTAGTGCTTTGGATGATCCAATCTGTACAACGGAAGCCATTCCTTGGGATGAATGCAA ggcaaataaaaatatagtgtTGGCTACTGTAAAACATGGAGGACATCTTGCCTTTTTTGAAGGGATAACTGCATCTCATCTTTG GTGGGTAAGAGCTGTAAATGAATTCCTTGGTGTACTGCATAGTAGCAATTATATGCATGTACAGGAGAAGGTAAAAACTG ATTTCTAA
- the LOC100813979 gene encoding GRAS family protein RAM1, which translates to MEDSEEDELLNLSLSVAADRERKKKGKTIREHNVSMSSTTTTTRNSYERKIFRLLQMREQMLRQDHHRRKGVVEDGNGLPLIHLLLSTATAVDDNNMDSSLENLADLYQTVSITGDSVQRVVAYFVDGLSARLLTRKSPFYDMLMEEPTTEEEFLSFTDLYRVSPYFQFAHFTANQAILEAFEKEEERNNRALHVIDFDVSYGFQWPSLIQSLSEKATSGNRISLRITGFGKNLKELQETESRLVNFSKGFGSLVFEFQGLLRGSRVINLRKKKNETVAVNLVSYLNTLSCFMKISDTLGFVHSLNPSIVVVVEQEGSRSPRSFLSRFTDSLHYFAAMFDSLDDCLPLESAERLRIEKKLLGKEIKSMLNNDVDGGVDCPKYERMETWKARMENHGFVATKISSKSMIQAKLLLKMRTHYCPLQFEEEGGGGFRVSERDEGRAISLGWQNRFLLTVSAWQSV; encoded by the coding sequence aTGGAAGATTCAGAAGAGGATGAACTTTTGAATCTTAGCCTTTCAGTTGCTGCTGATagggaaaggaaaaagaagggaAAGACAATTAGGGAACATAATGTTTCCATGAGTAGTACCACTACTACTACTAGGAACTCCTATGAAAGGAAGATCTTTAGGCTTCTCCAAATGAGGGAGCAGATGCTAAGACAAGACCATCATAGGAGGAAAGGTGTTGTGGAAGATGGAAATGGCCTCCCTCTGATCCATTTGTTACTCTCAACCGCAACTGCAGTTGATGACAACAACATGGACTCGTCCTTAGAGAATCTGGCTGATTTATACCAAACAGTTTCCATAACTGGTGACTCAGTTCAACGTGTTGTGGCCTATTTTGTTGATGGTTTATCTGCAAGGCTTCTCACAAGAAAATCCCCATTCTATGATATGCTCATGGAGGAACCAACAACTGAAGAAGAGTTCCTTTCATTTACGGATCTCTACAGGGTTTCACCTTACTTCCAATTTGCTCACTTCACAGCAAACCAAGCTATTTTGGAGGCCTTTGAGAAAGAGGAAGAGAGGAACAACCGTGCCTTGCATGTCATTGACTTTGATGTCTCCTATGGCTTCCAATGGCCCTCTCTCATTCAGTCTCTTTCAGAGAAGGCAACAAGTGGAAACCGCATATCCCTCAGGATAACCGGTTTTGGGAAGAATCTGAAGGAGCTTCAAGAAACTGAGTCTAGGTTGGTTAATTTCTCAAAGGGTTTTGGAAGCCTTGTGTTTGAATTCCAAGGGCTGCTTAGAGGCTCAAGGGTCATCAAcctaaggaagaaaaagaacgaAACCGTGGCTGTCAACTTGGTTTCTTATTTGAACACTTTGAGTTGTTTCATGAAGATCTCTGACACATTGGGATTTGTTCATTCCCTTAACCCTTCCATTGTTGTGGTGGTGGAGCAAGAAGGTAGCAGGAGTCCTAGGAGCTTCTTGTCGAGGTTCACGGACTCCTTGCACTACTTTGCAGCGATGTTTGATTCACTTGATGATTGTCTTCCACTTGAAAGTGCTGAGAGGTTGAGAATTGAGAAGAAGCTTTTGGGGAAAGAGATCAAAAGCATGCTCAACAATGATGTGGATGGTGGTGTGGATTGCCCAAAGTATGAGAGGATGGAGACATGGAAAGCTAGAATGGAGAATCATGGGTTTGTTGCCACAAAAATAAGCTCAAAGTCTATGATCCAAGCAAAACTGTTGCTGAAGATGAGGACCCATTATTGCCCTCTTCAGTTTGAGGAAGAGGGGGGTGGGGGTTTCAGGGTTTCTGAAAGAGATGAAGGAAGGGCTATTTCTTTAGGGTGGCAAAATAGGTTTCTGCTTACTGTCTCAGCATGGCAATCAGTCTGA
- the LOC100814510 gene encoding phospholipase ABHD3 isoform X2 → MLHFPLLFSSEYCLFSMDQYCLPADSSNAYWLLLQVLSLIPLWHYLLLAAFILFSILYNFLELYFLQDLFSGFSGSPVLLSYNTSSSILNAVVSKCKILHGRYFATPWLCSPHLQTLFLNYFGRPPPLKYTKQLFSTADGETIALDWLSTSHVSGDVASEDESVPIVVVIPGLTSDSSSQYIKHLAYHTAKRGWKVVICNHRGFGGVSITSGFSYNAGWTEDIRAVVNYLHKEKSMAPLFVVGTSIGANILVKYLGEDGENIPVAGAVAVCSPWDLLIGDRYIRRRRVQKIYDKAIAFGLQDYAKLHQSHFSRNANWEGIEKSFTVRDFDDHATRVVAKYESVDTFYRRCSSSTYVQSVSVPLLCISALDDPICTTEAIPWDECKANKNIVLATVKHGGHLAFFEGITASHLWWVRAVNEFLGVLHSSNYMHVQEKVKTAEDGMVAELNNDQLTMWKKHM, encoded by the exons ATGCTCCATTTCCCGCTCTTGTTCAGTTCAGAATATTGTTTGTTTTCCATGGATCAATATTGCTTACCAGCAGATTCTTCGAACGCTTACTGGCTTCTCCTCCAAGTTCTCTCTCTTATCCCTCTCTGGCACTACCTTCTCCTTGCAgccttcattctcttctccattCTCTACAACTTCCTCGAGCTCTATTTCCTCCAAGACCTCTTCTCCGGATTCTCAGGCTCCCCTGTGCTTCTCTCCTACAACACTTCCTCTAGCATTCTCAACGCCGTCGTTTCCAAGTGCAAGATTCTTCACGGCAGATATTTCGCCACGCCCTGGCTCTGCAGCCCTCACCTCCAGACTCTTTTCTTGAACTACTTCGGGAGGCCTCCTCCTTTGAAATACACCAA gcAATTATTTAGCACTGCTGATGGCGAAACCATTGCCTTGGATTGGCTATCCACTTCTCATG TTTCTGGTGATGTTGCTTCTGAAGATGAATCTGTTCCCATTGTTGTAGTTATTCCTGGCCTCACAAGTGACTCTTCGTCTCAA TATATCAAACATCTTGCGTATCACACTGCAAAGCGTGGATGGAAGGTTGTTATCTGTAACCACCGAGGTTTTGGAGGTGTTTCAATCACG tCTGGTTTTTCCTACAATGCTGGATGGACTGAGGATATCCGCGCAGTGGTTAATTATCTCCATAAAGAGAAATCCATGGCACCTCTGTTTGTTGTTGGAACTAGTATTGGAGCTAATATTCTG GTTAAATATCTTGGTGAGGATGGTGAGAATATTCCTGTTGCCGGAGCTGTTGCTGTTTGCTCTCCTTGGGACCTTTTG ATAGGGGACAGATATATACGCCGTAGGCGTGTGCAGAAAATTTATGACAAAGCGATTGCATTTGGACTTCAAGATTATGCAAAATT ACACCAGTCTCACTTTTCTCGCAATGCTAATTGGGAAGGAATAGAAAAG TCGTTTACTGTTCGGGATTTTGATGACCATGCCACCCGTGTTGTTGCTAAGTATGAG AGTGTGGATACGTTCTATAGACGCTGCAGTAGTTCTACTTATGTGCAATCTGTTTCCGTTCCGCTTCTCTGTATTAGTGCTTTGGATGATCCAATCTGTACAACGGAAGCCATTCCTTGGGATGAATGCAA ggcaaataaaaatatagtgtTGGCTACTGTAAAACATGGAGGACATCTTGCCTTTTTTGAAGGGATAACTGCATCTCATCTTTG GTGGGTAAGAGCTGTAAATGAATTCCTTGGTGTACTGCATAGTAGCAATTATATGCATGTACAGGAGAAGGTAAAAACTG CTGAAGATGGAATGGTGGCTGAATTGAACAATGACCAACTGACAATGTGGAAGAAACACATGTAA
- the LOC100814510 gene encoding phospholipase ABHD3 isoform X1 — translation MLHFPLLFSSEYCLFSMDQYCLPADSSNAYWLLLQVLSLIPLWHYLLLAAFILFSILYNFLELYFLQDLFSGFSGSPVLLSYNTSSSILNAVVSKCKILHGRYFATPWLCSPHLQTLFLNYFGRPPPLKYTKQLFSTADGETIALDWLSTSHVSGDVASEDESVPIVVVIPGLTSDSSSQYIKHLAYHTAKRGWKVVICNHRGFGGVSITSGFSYNAGWTEDIRAVVNYLHKEKSMAPLFVVGTSIGANILVKYLGEDGENIPVAGAVAVCSPWDLLIGDRYIRRRRVQKIYDKAIAFGLQDYAKLHQSHFSRNANWEGIEKSFTVRDFDDHATRVVAKYESVDTFYRRCSSSTYVQSVSVPLLCISALDDPICTTEAIPWDECKANKNIVLATVKHGGHLAFFEGITASHLWWVRAVNEFLGVLHSSNYMHVQEKISKPNIPLDSSIDHGRYFNVAEDGMVAELNNDQLTMWKKHM, via the exons ATGCTCCATTTCCCGCTCTTGTTCAGTTCAGAATATTGTTTGTTTTCCATGGATCAATATTGCTTACCAGCAGATTCTTCGAACGCTTACTGGCTTCTCCTCCAAGTTCTCTCTCTTATCCCTCTCTGGCACTACCTTCTCCTTGCAgccttcattctcttctccattCTCTACAACTTCCTCGAGCTCTATTTCCTCCAAGACCTCTTCTCCGGATTCTCAGGCTCCCCTGTGCTTCTCTCCTACAACACTTCCTCTAGCATTCTCAACGCCGTCGTTTCCAAGTGCAAGATTCTTCACGGCAGATATTTCGCCACGCCCTGGCTCTGCAGCCCTCACCTCCAGACTCTTTTCTTGAACTACTTCGGGAGGCCTCCTCCTTTGAAATACACCAA gcAATTATTTAGCACTGCTGATGGCGAAACCATTGCCTTGGATTGGCTATCCACTTCTCATG TTTCTGGTGATGTTGCTTCTGAAGATGAATCTGTTCCCATTGTTGTAGTTATTCCTGGCCTCACAAGTGACTCTTCGTCTCAA TATATCAAACATCTTGCGTATCACACTGCAAAGCGTGGATGGAAGGTTGTTATCTGTAACCACCGAGGTTTTGGAGGTGTTTCAATCACG tCTGGTTTTTCCTACAATGCTGGATGGACTGAGGATATCCGCGCAGTGGTTAATTATCTCCATAAAGAGAAATCCATGGCACCTCTGTTTGTTGTTGGAACTAGTATTGGAGCTAATATTCTG GTTAAATATCTTGGTGAGGATGGTGAGAATATTCCTGTTGCCGGAGCTGTTGCTGTTTGCTCTCCTTGGGACCTTTTG ATAGGGGACAGATATATACGCCGTAGGCGTGTGCAGAAAATTTATGACAAAGCGATTGCATTTGGACTTCAAGATTATGCAAAATT ACACCAGTCTCACTTTTCTCGCAATGCTAATTGGGAAGGAATAGAAAAG TCGTTTACTGTTCGGGATTTTGATGACCATGCCACCCGTGTTGTTGCTAAGTATGAG AGTGTGGATACGTTCTATAGACGCTGCAGTAGTTCTACTTATGTGCAATCTGTTTCCGTTCCGCTTCTCTGTATTAGTGCTTTGGATGATCCAATCTGTACAACGGAAGCCATTCCTTGGGATGAATGCAA ggcaaataaaaatatagtgtTGGCTACTGTAAAACATGGAGGACATCTTGCCTTTTTTGAAGGGATAACTGCATCTCATCTTTG GTGGGTAAGAGCTGTAAATGAATTCCTTGGTGTACTGCATAGTAGCAATTATATGCATGTACAGGAGAAG ATTTCTAAACCAAACATACCATTGGACTCGTCAATTGATCATGGCCGTTATTTTAATGTAGCTGAAGATGGAATGGTGGCTGAATTGAACAATGACCAACTGACAATGTGGAAGAAACACATGTAA
- the LOC100814510 gene encoding embryogenesis-associated protein EMB8 isoform X3, translating into MLHFPLLFSSEYCLFSMDQYCLPADSSNAYWLLLQVLSLIPLWHYLLLAAFILFSILYNFLELYFLQDLFSGFSGSPVLLSYNTSSSILNAVVSKCKILHGRYFATPWLCSPHLQTLFLNYFGRPPPLKYTKQLFSTADGETIALDWLSTSHVSGDVASEDESVPIVVVIPGLTSDSSSQYIKHLAYHTAKRGWKVVICNHRGFGGVSITSGFSYNAGWTEDIRAVVNYLHKEKSMAPLFVVGTSIGANILVKYLGEDGENIPVAGAVAVCSPWDLLIGDRYIRRRRVQKIYDKAIAFGLQDYAKLHQSHFSRNANWEGIEKSFTVRDFDDHATRVVAKYESVDTFYRRCSSSTYVQSVSVPLLCISALDDPICTTEAIPWDECKANKNIVLATVKHGGHLAFFEGITASHLWWVRAVNEFLGVLHSSNYMHVQEKLKMEWWLN; encoded by the exons ATGCTCCATTTCCCGCTCTTGTTCAGTTCAGAATATTGTTTGTTTTCCATGGATCAATATTGCTTACCAGCAGATTCTTCGAACGCTTACTGGCTTCTCCTCCAAGTTCTCTCTCTTATCCCTCTCTGGCACTACCTTCTCCTTGCAgccttcattctcttctccattCTCTACAACTTCCTCGAGCTCTATTTCCTCCAAGACCTCTTCTCCGGATTCTCAGGCTCCCCTGTGCTTCTCTCCTACAACACTTCCTCTAGCATTCTCAACGCCGTCGTTTCCAAGTGCAAGATTCTTCACGGCAGATATTTCGCCACGCCCTGGCTCTGCAGCCCTCACCTCCAGACTCTTTTCTTGAACTACTTCGGGAGGCCTCCTCCTTTGAAATACACCAA gcAATTATTTAGCACTGCTGATGGCGAAACCATTGCCTTGGATTGGCTATCCACTTCTCATG TTTCTGGTGATGTTGCTTCTGAAGATGAATCTGTTCCCATTGTTGTAGTTATTCCTGGCCTCACAAGTGACTCTTCGTCTCAA TATATCAAACATCTTGCGTATCACACTGCAAAGCGTGGATGGAAGGTTGTTATCTGTAACCACCGAGGTTTTGGAGGTGTTTCAATCACG tCTGGTTTTTCCTACAATGCTGGATGGACTGAGGATATCCGCGCAGTGGTTAATTATCTCCATAAAGAGAAATCCATGGCACCTCTGTTTGTTGTTGGAACTAGTATTGGAGCTAATATTCTG GTTAAATATCTTGGTGAGGATGGTGAGAATATTCCTGTTGCCGGAGCTGTTGCTGTTTGCTCTCCTTGGGACCTTTTG ATAGGGGACAGATATATACGCCGTAGGCGTGTGCAGAAAATTTATGACAAAGCGATTGCATTTGGACTTCAAGATTATGCAAAATT ACACCAGTCTCACTTTTCTCGCAATGCTAATTGGGAAGGAATAGAAAAG TCGTTTACTGTTCGGGATTTTGATGACCATGCCACCCGTGTTGTTGCTAAGTATGAG AGTGTGGATACGTTCTATAGACGCTGCAGTAGTTCTACTTATGTGCAATCTGTTTCCGTTCCGCTTCTCTGTATTAGTGCTTTGGATGATCCAATCTGTACAACGGAAGCCATTCCTTGGGATGAATGCAA ggcaaataaaaatatagtgtTGGCTACTGTAAAACATGGAGGACATCTTGCCTTTTTTGAAGGGATAACTGCATCTCATCTTTG GTGGGTAAGAGCTGTAAATGAATTCCTTGGTGTACTGCATAGTAGCAATTATATGCATGTACAGGAGAAG CTGAAGATGGAATGGTGGCTGAATTGA